One Ignavibacterium sp. DNA segment encodes these proteins:
- a CDS encoding SLBB domain-containing protein, giving the protein MNKIVLLFLFIFSTVVYCQTMSREQQSFLSLSTISVTIGGTFPLTGSFSALITERVDQFVTRIYNEAVSRSLSNAQDEQLFEKIKDDLSKYSLRGIILKRSNGEEIKIDLEKFRLYGDLTYNPYLKNDDVLIFPPYDIERNFIVIKGAVNRPGKYFFVDGDKLSDAIALAMGINPAFENVKEVLISRLSYDGQKSEIIRIQLPDDAELKRGDQIVVEANETQKRDFYVLVLGEVNRPGYVPITKSNTKLGEAIKLVKGFTENASLKRARLFRGNSITPLLERQYGIKIGDEIVNKNKELVDRIVSYEQAMMFRMSNLVEEDKYYFETENQYRVLNEGSAIDFSQIENENSEINNFILENGDVIVVPPLTKTVYVFGQVSNPGHVKFVEQENYHYYIDQAGGVGEYAEDEIMVIKGDSRNWIPATDKVQIDDGDFIFVPKERIKSFQTTITEWGGYFSIVGSIATILLLIFQITK; this is encoded by the coding sequence ATGAATAAAATAGTTTTATTATTTCTATTTATCTTTTCAACAGTAGTCTATTGTCAAACTATGTCCCGGGAACAACAAAGTTTCCTTTCTTTGTCAACAATTAGTGTTACGATTGGCGGGACATTCCCATTAACTGGTTCATTCTCAGCTTTGATTACCGAAAGAGTTGATCAATTTGTTACCAGAATATATAATGAGGCTGTTTCCAGGTCATTATCAAATGCTCAGGATGAGCAGTTATTTGAAAAAATTAAAGATGATTTATCAAAGTATTCTTTGCGTGGAATTATACTTAAACGATCAAATGGTGAAGAAATAAAAATTGATCTTGAGAAGTTTAGATTATATGGTGACTTAACTTATAATCCATATTTAAAAAACGATGATGTATTGATTTTTCCGCCTTATGATATTGAAAGGAATTTTATTGTAATAAAAGGCGCTGTTAATCGACCAGGAAAGTATTTTTTTGTTGATGGTGATAAACTATCAGATGCTATTGCTTTAGCCATGGGTATTAACCCTGCGTTTGAAAATGTTAAAGAGGTATTGATATCCAGGCTAAGTTATGATGGTCAGAAGAGTGAAATAATAAGAATTCAATTGCCTGATGATGCTGAACTAAAGCGAGGTGATCAAATAGTTGTGGAAGCTAATGAAACACAAAAGAGAGATTTTTATGTTTTAGTTCTTGGCGAAGTAAACCGCCCCGGATATGTTCCGATAACAAAAAGTAATACTAAACTGGGGGAAGCAATAAAACTTGTGAAAGGATTTACTGAAAACGCATCATTAAAACGTGCCAGACTCTTTAGAGGCAATAGTATTACACCACTACTTGAAAGACAATATGGAATCAAAATTGGAGATGAGATTGTTAATAAAAACAAAGAATTAGTGGATAGAATTGTTAGCTATGAGCAGGCAATGATGTTCAGGATGTCAAATTTAGTTGAAGAAGATAAATATTATTTTGAAACCGAAAACCAATATCGAGTACTGAATGAAGGAAGCGCGATTGATTTTTCACAAATTGAAAATGAAAATTCAGAAATTAATAATTTCATATTGGAAAATGGTGATGTGATTGTCGTTCCTCCATTAACTAAGACAGTATATGTCTTCGGTCAGGTCTCAAATCCTGGTCATGTTAAATTTGTTGAACAAGAGAATTATCACTACTATATAGATCAAGCTGGTGGTGTCGGAGAATATGCTGAAGATGAAATAATGGTAATCAAAGGTGATTCAAGAAATTGGATACCTGCTACAGATAAAGTTCAAATTGATGATGGGGATTTCATATTTGTACCAAAAGAAAGAATCAAATCTTTTCAAACAACGATTACTGAATGGGGGGGGTATTTTAGCATCGTTGGAAGCATTGCAACAATATTATTATTAATTTTTCAAATTACTAAATAA
- the rfbB gene encoding dTDP-glucose 4,6-dehydratase — MKNILVTGGAGFIGSNFINYILNKRDDYFIVNLDKLTYAGNLENLKEVESKKNYTFVKGDIVNAELINFIFEKYKIKYVINFAAESHVDRSILGSEVFFRTNVIGTNVLLEAAKRFDIDRFLQISTDEVYGSLGPTGLFSEKTPIAPNSPYSASKASSDMLVLAFNHTYGLPTVITRCSNNYGPLQFPEKLIPLMILNAIQDKKLPVYGDGMNIRDWIYVIDHNKAVELVFEKGKVGEVYNIGASNELPNIEIVKIILKNLNKTEELIQFVKDRPGHDKRYAIDSSKIQNDLKWKPEFNFESAIVNTIEWYLKNKKWWERIISGEYQSYYNKQYSDRI; from the coding sequence ATGAAAAATATTTTAGTAACAGGCGGAGCAGGATTTATTGGCAGTAATTTTATTAATTACATTCTTAATAAAAGAGACGATTATTTTATCGTCAATCTTGATAAACTTACTTATGCCGGAAACCTTGAGAACCTAAAAGAAGTTGAATCAAAAAAAAATTATACTTTTGTCAAAGGTGATATAGTAAATGCTGAATTAATTAATTTCATCTTTGAAAAGTATAAAATCAAATACGTAATTAATTTTGCTGCCGAATCACATGTTGATAGAAGTATCTTGGGTTCAGAAGTTTTCTTTAGAACAAATGTTATTGGCACTAATGTGTTACTGGAGGCTGCAAAAAGATTTGATATAGATAGGTTCTTACAAATTTCAACAGACGAAGTATATGGCAGTCTGGGGCCCACAGGATTATTCTCAGAAAAAACTCCCATTGCACCAAACAGCCCATATTCAGCAAGTAAAGCTTCTTCTGACATGCTTGTATTGGCTTTCAACCATACTTATGGGTTACCCACTGTTATTACAAGATGTTCAAACAACTATGGTCCGCTGCAGTTTCCTGAAAAATTAATTCCATTGATGATTTTAAATGCTATACAGGATAAAAAACTTCCTGTCTATGGCGACGGAATGAACATAAGAGATTGGATCTATGTAATCGACCATAACAAAGCTGTTGAACTCGTGTTTGAGAAAGGTAAAGTAGGAGAAGTATATAATATCGGGGCAAGCAACGAATTACCAAATATTGAGATAGTTAAAATTATTTTGAAAAATTTAAATAAAACAGAAGAACTAATTCAATTTGTAAAAGACAGACCAGGTCATGATAAAAGATATGCTATCGATTCCAGCAAAATTCAAAATGATTTGAAATGGAAACCAGAATTTAATTTTGAATCAGCTATTGTAAACACAATTGAATGGTATCTGAAAAACAAAAAATGGTGGGAACGAATTATTTCAGGCGAATATCAAAGTTATTATAATAAACAATATTCAGATAGGATATAA
- a CDS encoding NAD(P)-dependent oxidoreductase: MKILITGGSGLLGQYLNVQLSKQHNIFTIYNSNSGNCKKYNSARINILNYDELKNIFEIQKPDIVVHTAAITSTTPNKNISTKLFYNLNVNATAKIAEFCDTYKAKLIYTSTDLVYAGYRGSMLKEDAKLIPVSIYAETKLMGEVKIQQTFDNYLILRTALLFGIGLNHSQNYFHKMLNDLKDKKRVKLFTDQYRTPLSLKEAARIISELIAKGIKSETINFGGPERVSRYELGIRLCELYNLDKRLLVKITLDDVPGLPKVEDVSMNTDKLKSFKINHKGLDEMILEI, encoded by the coding sequence ATGAAGATATTAATTACTGGTGGAAGCGGATTACTTGGGCAATATCTTAATGTTCAATTGTCGAAACAGCATAATATTTTTACAATTTACAACTCAAATTCGGGCAATTGTAAAAAATATAATTCAGCTAGGATAAACATTTTAAACTACGATGAGCTTAAAAATATTTTTGAAATTCAAAAACCTGATATTGTTGTTCATACAGCAGCTATAACATCAACAACTCCCAATAAAAATATATCTACAAAATTATTTTACAACCTTAATGTTAATGCAACTGCAAAAATTGCCGAGTTCTGTGATACTTATAAAGCAAAACTAATTTATACATCAACAGATTTGGTTTATGCAGGCTATCGTGGTTCAATGCTGAAAGAAGATGCAAAACTTATCCCTGTTTCTATTTACGCAGAAACAAAACTGATGGGCGAAGTAAAGATTCAGCAAACTTTTGATAATTATTTAATACTTCGGACGGCTTTGTTATTTGGAATTGGACTGAACCATTCACAAAATTACTTTCATAAAATGCTTAATGATTTAAAAGACAAAAAAAGAGTAAAGCTGTTTACTGATCAGTATCGCACTCCTCTTTCTCTTAAAGAAGCTGCAAGAATTATTAGTGAGTTGATAGCTAAAGGTATTAAATCGGAAACAATAAACTTCGGCGGACCTGAAAGAGTATCTCGTTATGAGCTTGGAATAAGACTGTGTGAGCTTTACAATCTTGATAAAAGATTATTAGTTAAAATTACATTGGATGATGTACCCGGTTTACCAAAAGTTGAAGATGTGTCTATGAATACAGATAAGCTGAAATCTTTTAAGATAAATCATAAAGGATTAGATGAGATGATTTTAGAGATCTAA
- a CDS encoding choice-of-anchor Q domain-containing protein codes for MKKSVIIYFIGIIIFVFLQSAAATEIIVSNSTELQNAINNVQGGDTISLLSGSYGNLTISGKNNNSLVTIRAYPGAIPVFSSVSIHNSSYWRLFGFDIKPRYSSGADGTEAVDLDGSYLTVENCTINYSDDISGWTAIDWVERTGNGIIMDGSNIKALNNTITAIDHGIACSANNSLVSHNLIVNFRGDGIRGLGDDNVYEYNTIKNEYDVDENHDDGFQSWSYGSGGVGTGTVKNVTLRGNTIINFEDPNQPYRGNLQGIGLFDGMFENWVVENNLIITDHWHGISFYGAINCKIINNTVIDNNNSPNPDPWIMVNNHKNGTPSSGVIVRNNIATDFSLTGGYTADHNIEITMNNASTYFVNTTGGNGDYHLNATSPAIDAGIGDEAPNIDKDGVVRPQGNDFDIGCYEFNNASGVTETNNPESFQLFQNYPNPFNPSTIIQYQVSSISHVSLKVYDILGNEIATLVDEYLPAGSYEVEFSPESSIKYPATGIYFYQLKAGKFIQTKKMLLIK; via the coding sequence ATGAAAAAATCAGTAATAATTTACTTTATCGGAATTATAATCTTTGTCTTTTTGCAGTCAGCTGCTGCTACTGAAATCATTGTATCCAATTCAACAGAATTACAAAATGCAATAAATAATGTTCAAGGTGGAGATACAATTAGTCTGCTTAGTGGTAGTTATGGTAATCTTACAATCTCCGGTAAAAATAATAATTCTTTAGTTACAATTCGTGCTTACCCTGGAGCGATACCTGTTTTTTCGAGTGTAAGTATTCATAACAGCAGCTATTGGCGATTATTTGGATTTGATATTAAACCAAGATATTCCAGTGGTGCAGACGGTACAGAAGCTGTTGATCTGGATGGCAGTTATCTTACAGTTGAGAATTGTACCATAAATTATTCTGATGATATTTCAGGCTGGACAGCAATAGATTGGGTGGAGCGAACGGGCAATGGAATTATTATGGATGGATCGAATATAAAAGCACTTAATAATACAATTACTGCCATCGATCATGGGATAGCTTGCAGCGCAAATAATTCATTAGTATCTCACAATCTCATTGTAAATTTTCGCGGCGATGGTATTCGAGGATTAGGTGATGATAATGTTTATGAGTATAACACAATCAAGAATGAGTATGATGTTGATGAAAATCATGATGATGGATTCCAGTCGTGGTCTTATGGCAGCGGTGGAGTTGGAACAGGAACAGTGAAAAATGTAACACTTCGCGGGAATACAATTATAAATTTTGAAGATCCCAATCAACCTTATAGAGGTAATTTGCAGGGAATCGGATTGTTCGATGGTATGTTTGAGAACTGGGTTGTTGAAAATAATTTAATCATCACTGATCACTGGCATGGAATTTCATTTTATGGAGCTATCAATTGTAAAATAATTAATAATACGGTTATTGATAATAATAATAGCCCCAATCCGGATCCCTGGATTATGGTGAATAATCATAAAAACGGTACACCTTCATCGGGAGTAATTGTTAGAAACAATATTGCTACTGATTTCTCACTCACCGGCGGATATACAGCAGATCATAATATTGAGATCACAATGAACAATGCTTCAACTTACTTTGTAAATACAACAGGAGGTAACGGTGATTATCACCTGAATGCTACAAGTCCGGCAATTGATGCAGGAATTGGGGATGAAGCTCCGAATATTGATAAAGATGGTGTTGTCCGTCCGCAAGGAAATGATTTTGATATTGGGTGTTATGAATTCAACAATGCTTCAGGAGTTACTGAAACAAATAATCCGGAATCATTTCAGTTATTTCAGAATTATCCAAATCCGTTTAATCCTTCTACCATAATTCAGTACCAAGTATCCAGCATCTCGCATGTATCTCTTAAAGTATATGATATACTCGGAAACGAGATTGCAACTTTAGTTGATGAATATTTACCTGCAGGAAGTTATGAAGTTGAATTTTCACCAGAATCCAGTATCAAATATCCGGCAACCGGAATTTATTTTTATCAGTTGAAAGCGGGAAAATTTATTCAAACGAAGAAGATGTTATTAATAAAGTAA
- a CDS encoding right-handed parallel beta-helix repeat-containing protein: MIKLLTLLTLVGLIFCFQITAQTTYYVSETGNNGNNGLTAQTAFATLQHAADIVAAGDSVLVLAGNYAGFDIRTNGTQILPIVFKAIENNVVIDERNSVTPDGINIENASWIVIDGFEVKDQPRAGIRAAVSDFVTIKNNYCHNNQRWGIFTGFTDDLIVENNTCSFSADEHGIYVSNSSDRPIIRNNHSFNNNGCGIHMNGDISMGSDGIISKASVEGNILHDNGYGGGSAINMDGVQNSDIYNNLIYNNHATGIAMFQIDGGDASKNNKVFNNTIIQPSDGRWCIISVDGSTGNTIYNNILINHHGFRGSISIDAASANGFVSDYNILVNRLSNDDGNSNMSLAQWQSLGYDLHSMVANPEEQIFVDYTNNNYHLLQNAQTVNAGTNLVLPIVYEDLDNISRPQGSGFDIGCYEFTNAVSVDEKVIPQLFHLHQNYPNPFNPSTRIQYQISIISQVSLKVYDVLGNEIATLVNEYLPAGSYEVEFSPGSSIKYPASGIYFYRLQAGNYAQTKSMILIK; the protein is encoded by the coding sequence ATGATAAAACTTCTTACTCTTTTAACTTTGGTTGGATTAATATTCTGTTTTCAAATAACTGCACAAACAACTTACTATGTTTCCGAAACAGGGAACAATGGCAATAATGGTTTAACAGCTCAAACTGCTTTTGCCACTCTTCAGCATGCAGCTGATATTGTTGCAGCAGGAGATTCGGTTTTAGTTCTTGCTGGAAATTATGCCGGGTTTGATATCCGTACCAATGGAACTCAAATTCTCCCAATAGTCTTTAAAGCAATAGAAAATAATGTTGTAATTGATGAACGGAATTCTGTTACACCTGATGGAATCAATATCGAGAATGCTTCCTGGATTGTGATTGATGGATTTGAAGTTAAAGATCAGCCTCGTGCCGGAATTCGTGCTGCTGTATCTGATTTTGTAACTATAAAAAACAATTACTGCCATAACAATCAGCGGTGGGGAATCTTCACTGGATTTACAGATGATTTAATTGTCGAAAATAATACCTGTTCGTTTAGTGCCGATGAGCACGGAATTTATGTATCCAATAGCAGTGATAGACCAATCATAAGAAACAATCATTCATTCAACAATAATGGATGTGGAATTCATATGAATGGAGACATTTCAATGGGCAGTGATGGAATTATCAGCAAAGCTTCGGTTGAAGGAAATATTTTACACGATAATGGTTATGGCGGTGGTTCAGCAATAAATATGGATGGTGTTCAAAATTCTGATATATATAACAACCTTATTTATAACAATCATGCAACCGGAATTGCAATGTTTCAGATCGATGGTGGTGATGCATCAAAGAATAATAAAGTTTTCAACAACACGATTATACAGCCATCTGATGGGAGATGGTGCATAATTTCTGTTGACGGTTCAACCGGGAATACTATTTATAATAATATTTTAATTAATCATCACGGTTTTCGTGGAAGCATTTCTATTGATGCTGCTTCAGCAAATGGATTTGTCAGCGATTACAATATTCTTGTAAACCGGTTAAGTAATGATGATGGAAATTCTAATATGAGTTTAGCTCAATGGCAGTCACTTGGTTATGATTTACATTCGATGGTAGCTAATCCTGAGGAACAAATTTTTGTTGATTACACGAATAACAATTATCATCTTCTGCAAAATGCACAGACGGTTAATGCCGGAACAAATTTAGTCCTTCCAATAGTTTATGAAGATCTTGACAATATTTCACGACCGCAGGGAAGTGGATTCGATATTGGATGTTATGAATTCACGAATGCAGTCTCAGTTGATGAAAAAGTTATTCCGCAATTATTTCATTTGCATCAGAACTATCCAAATCCGTTTAATCCTTCTACCAGAATCCAGTATCAGATATCCATCATCTCGCAAGTATCTCTTAAAGTATATGATGTGCTGGGAAATGAAATTGCAACATTGGTTAATGAATATCTTCCAGCGGGAAGTTATGAAGTTGAATTTTCACCAGGATCCAGTATCAAGTATCCAGCATCCGGAATTTATTTTTACAGATTACAAGCTGGAAACTATGCACAGACAAAATCAATGATATTGATTAAATAG
- a CDS encoding YCF48-related protein encodes MQKILLLIAASLILVQANQAQWIPRNSGTTNSLTDVYFINGSIGWVVGTFGTILKTGDGGTTWNPQISGTMNHLASVHFIDENAGWIVGEGGQILKTTNGGENWVSSGGGYSLYSVFFISDSTGWAVGSGGRIIKTTNGNYWSPQSSGTLVDLMEVYFIDENTGWVVGGQIYDPGTILKTTNGGTDWTSTTSDTIGRLNSVFFIDENIGWAAGQYGTIIKTADGGSDWFTQSISQAASLESIFFTSSNIGYAVGQAAGIYGKILKTTNGGTDWFTQIAGIINTLSSVFFTDELTGWAVGYQGTILKTTNGGVTFVEENKNEINPDDYNLAQNYPNPFNPTTKISWQSPVSSWQTLKIYDVLGNEVAALVDEYLPAGTYETEFSSHSGEGRNLSSGIYIYKLTAGFFVETKKMILMK; translated from the coding sequence ATGCAAAAGATCTTGCTATTAATTGCTGCTTCTTTAATCTTAGTGCAGGCAAATCAGGCACAATGGATACCGCGAAACAGCGGGACCACAAATTCTTTAACTGATGTTTATTTTATTAACGGCAGTATCGGCTGGGTTGTGGGGACTTTTGGAACAATTCTTAAAACCGGAGACGGAGGAACAACCTGGAATCCACAAATTAGTGGAACAATGAACCATTTAGCATCCGTTCATTTTATTGATGAAAATGCCGGGTGGATTGTAGGAGAGGGTGGGCAAATTCTAAAGACAACTAACGGTGGAGAAAATTGGGTTTCATCGGGTGGAGGGTATTCTTTGTATTCAGTCTTTTTTATCAGTGATAGCACCGGCTGGGCTGTTGGATCTGGAGGAAGAATTATAAAGACAACAAATGGGAACTATTGGTCGCCACAGTCAAGCGGTACTTTGGTTGATCTGATGGAAGTTTATTTTATCGATGAAAACACAGGCTGGGTTGTAGGCGGACAAATATATGATCCAGGAACAATCCTTAAAACAACCAATGGCGGAACAGATTGGACTTCTACGACAAGTGATACCATAGGCAGGCTGAATTCAGTCTTCTTTATCGACGAAAATATTGGCTGGGCAGCAGGACAGTATGGAACAATTATTAAAACAGCAGATGGAGGATCAGACTGGTTTACGCAGTCAATCAGTCAGGCGGCGAGCCTGGAATCAATTTTTTTTACCAGTTCCAATATAGGCTATGCAGTGGGTCAAGCAGCGGGGATCTATGGGAAAATTTTAAAAACAACAAACGGAGGAACAGATTGGTTCACACAAATAGCCGGAATTATAAATACATTAAGCTCAGTTTTTTTCACAGATGAACTAACTGGTTGGGCTGTGGGCTATCAAGGAACAATTCTAAAAACAACAAACGGTGGGGTTACATTTGTTGAGGAAAATAAAAATGAAATCAATCCTGATGATTATAATTTGGCACAAAACTACCCCAATCCATTTAACCCAACAACAAAGATCAGTTGGCAGTCACCAGTAAGCAGTTGGCAAACATTAAAGATTTATGATGTGCTTGGGAATGAAGTTGCAGCTTTAGTTGATGAATATTTACCAGCAGGAACTTATGAAACAGAATTCAGCAGTCATTCCGGCGAAGGTCGGAATCTCTCTAGTGGAATTTATATCTATAAACTAACCGCTGGTTTTTTTGTTGAAACAAAGAAGATGATACTTATGAAATAA
- a CDS encoding T9SS type A sorting domain-containing protein has product MKTLLMILILLFITNLQAQWSSDSTINNPICTASGYQQAPQLVDDGSGGAIIVWEDSRFFNDDNIYAQLISSDGYPAWTIDGVAVCSATDDQVTPQIAIDGSGGAIVVWQDHRTGNADIYAQRIDNNGINQWTADGIPICTATNQQFEPKIISDGNGGGIIVWKDYRSGLGYDIYAQRVDANGNIIWAVDGIAICSAVNEQSYPQIIADSSEGAIIAWQDKRYSAFDIYAQKIDNNGNILWANNGVRVCTEANDQLNCQLINDNANGAILVWHDIRNASNVDIYAQRINEDGFRLWDTSGVAVCQSAEDQVFPQITSDLNGGAIICWRDYRNVSGDADIYSQRISSNGNALWALNGVSVCEAVNEQKEPDIVSDGTGGAIIVWQDHRIGSQDDIYAQRVMSNGNLNWTPNGVPISVPALSQTLPQLIFTVNNNIITTWQDRRTGDYDIYASMVDTSGRLVGTSVYVDTQKNLPETFELFQNYPNPFNPTTMISWQSPVSSWQTLKIYDVLGNEVAALVDEYLPAGTYETEFSSHSDGGQNLSSGISARDGYASGVYFYILRTGNFVQTKKMMLIR; this is encoded by the coding sequence ATGAAAACTTTATTAATGATTCTGATATTGTTGTTTATAACAAATTTACAGGCACAGTGGTCATCTGATTCGACTATCAATAATCCGATCTGTACCGCTTCCGGTTATCAACAGGCTCCTCAGCTTGTTGATGACGGTAGTGGTGGAGCTATTATTGTGTGGGAAGACAGCCGTTTCTTTAATGATGACAATATTTATGCACAGTTAATTAGTTCAGATGGATATCCAGCCTGGACGATTGATGGTGTCGCGGTGTGTTCTGCTACAGATGATCAGGTTACTCCTCAAATTGCAATTGATGGAAGCGGCGGTGCTATTGTTGTATGGCAGGATCATCGTACAGGTAATGCTGATATATATGCGCAGAGAATTGATAACAACGGCATTAACCAATGGACGGCAGATGGAATACCAATTTGTACAGCAACTAACCAACAGTTTGAGCCCAAAATTATCAGCGATGGAAACGGTGGAGGAATAATAGTCTGGAAAGATTATCGCAGTGGTCTGGGCTATGATATTTATGCACAACGTGTTGATGCGAATGGTAATATTATCTGGGCTGTTGATGGCATTGCAATTTGTTCGGCTGTAAATGAACAGTCTTATCCTCAGATAATTGCTGACAGCAGTGAAGGAGCAATCATTGCATGGCAGGATAAAAGATATAGTGCATTTGACATCTATGCTCAAAAGATAGACAATAATGGTAACATACTTTGGGCTAACAACGGCGTACGGGTTTGTACGGAAGCCAACGACCAATTGAATTGTCAATTAATAAATGATAATGCAAACGGGGCGATACTCGTCTGGCACGATATCCGTAATGCAAGTAATGTGGATATTTATGCTCAAAGAATTAATGAGGATGGATTCAGATTATGGGATACAAGTGGAGTTGCTGTTTGTCAGTCAGCTGAGGATCAGGTTTTTCCTCAGATAACTTCCGATTTGAATGGCGGTGCGATTATTTGCTGGAGGGATTATCGTAATGTTAGCGGAGATGCTGATATTTATTCCCAGCGTATCAGTTCAAACGGAAACGCTCTTTGGGCGTTGAATGGTGTAAGCGTGTGTGAAGCTGTTAATGAACAGAAGGAACCTGACATTGTAAGCGATGGAACAGGTGGTGCTATTATAGTTTGGCAGGATCATCGTATCGGTTCTCAAGATGATATTTATGCTCAGCGAGTTATGAGTAATGGAAATTTAAACTGGACACCAAATGGAGTTCCTATCAGTGTACCTGCATTAAGCCAAACTTTACCACAATTAATTTTTACTGTCAATAATAATATTATTACTACCTGGCAGGACCGCCGGACAGGAGACTATGATATTTATGCTTCCATGGTTGACACAAGCGGCAGATTGGTAGGTACATCTGTTTATGTTGATACTCAGAAAAATCTTCCTGAAACATTTGAGCTTTTTCAAAATTATCCCAATCCGTTTAATCCAACAACAATGATCAGTTGGCAGTCACCAGTAAGCAGTTGGCAAACATTAAAGATTTATGATGTGCTTGGGAATGAAGTTGCAGCTTTAGTTGATGAATATTTACCAGCAGGAACTTATGAAACAGAATTCAGCAGTCATTCTGACGGAGGTCAGAATCTCTCTAGCGGAATTTCCGCCAGAGACGGATACGCCTCCGGCGTATATTTCTACATTTTACGGACAGGAAATTTTGTTCAAACAAAGAAGATGATGCTTATCCGATAA